The Candidatus Methylomirabilota bacterium DNA segment ACCCCAAGAACACCATCGGCTACCGGGGCTACATGGAAGAGCCGCATTACCTCTGCGGGGCGGCCGCGGGGCATCTGACCAAGACCCGCAAGCTCGGCTTCATCGGCTCCAAGCCGCTCTACTTCATCTTCAACAACGCCAACGGCTTCATCCTGGGCGCGCGGTCGGTGAACCCGGCCATCACCTGTCAGGTGGTCATCACGGGCGACTGGAACAATCCGGTCCGCGAGGCCGAGGTGACCAACAGCCTGATCGATCAGGGGGTCGACGTCATCGTGGCCAACGTCGACAGCGCCAAGGTCGTGATCGAGAACGCCGAGCGGCGCGGCATCATGAGCTGCGGCTACCACACGGACGTGTCCGAGCTGGCGCCCAAGGGCTTCCTCACCGGCGCCGAGTGGAACTGGGCGGCCGGCGCCAAGTTCGTCCAGGCCTGGCAGACGGGCGGCACCTATCCCAACCTCCTGCGGGGCGGCTTCAAGCAGGACATGGTGGCCATCAGCCCCTTCGGCAAGGCGGTGCCGGCCGATGTGCGGAAGAAGGTGCTCGCCCTCCAACAAGGCTTTGTCAACGACACCGTCAAGCTCTACACGGGGCCGCTGAAGGACAACGAGGGCAACGTGGTCCTCAAGGACGGACAGGTCATCGCCAACGACGACAACAAGTTCAAGCTGGGCGTCAAGTTCCTCGTCGAGGGCGCGATCGGCAAGACCGGGCTCAAGAAGTAGCGGTGCGGCTCGGCGCGTG contains these protein-coding regions:
- a CDS encoding BMP family ABC transporter substrate-binding protein, with product MPHVTRRQMLEGSAATLAAAGLEGLLPRLARAAAKPVTVGFVYVGPKNDYGWNQSHAVAAQKIARLEGVKLIEQENVPETVEVEKVMESMIQQDGAGVIFATSFGYWPGVLKLARKYPKVLFTHIGALWKDGDPKNTIGYRGYMEEPHYLCGAAAGHLTKTRKLGFIGSKPLYFIFNNANGFILGARSVNPAITCQVVITGDWNNPVREAEVTNSLIDQGVDVIVANVDSAKVVIENAERRGIMSCGYHTDVSELAPKGFLTGAEWNWAAGAKFVQAWQTGGTYPNLLRGGFKQDMVAISPFGKAVPADVRKKVLALQQGFVNDTVKLYTGPLKDNEGNVVLKDGQVIANDDNKFKLGVKFLVEGAIGKTGLKK